From Mytilus edulis chromosome 8, xbMytEdul2.2, whole genome shotgun sequence, one genomic window encodes:
- the LOC139486998 gene encoding uncharacterized protein, which produces MFIKILWIIVYLATFLGIRADATLQQSRYEERLTLVEAVLLKQSNEIEDLKSVVQTQKKEITQLKITQKKEITQLKMTLSKVKRLQGIHDKSISVLRKLTMRSKVNLESTPRENFLLRKDSQVKSFEPISEIKTGEVSINRASRLLNVPTSAPDIGTVAFYALMSHDELNPGPHHTIAFDLVKTNIHNSYNPFTGAFTAPIYGVYGFIYTLRMNCRNYGTFEIMKNDEVEGTIHVNVVNGCSGQFSTGSIIVILNIGDTVYVRTHSTLTPSGLIQSNIHGGPYFAGWLIASL; this is translated from the exons ATGTTCATAAAAATTCTTTGGATAATAGTTTACCTTGCCACATTTCTTGGAATACGTGCTGACGCTACATTGCAACAAAGTCGGTATGAAGAGAGACTGACCCTGGTTGAGGCTGTTCTTCTGAAGCAATCCAACGAGATCGAGGACCTAAAATCAGTTGTTCAGACACAGAAAAAGGAAATAACACAATTAAAGATAACACAGAAAAAGGAAATAACACAATTGAAGATGACACTTTCAAAGGTCAAACGATTACAAGGAATTCATGATAAATCCATTTCGGTTCTACGAAAACTCACcatgaggtcaaaggtcaacttAGAATCGACACCTAGAGAGAATTTTTTATTGAGAAAGGACAGTCAAGTCAAGAGCTTTGAACCCATTTCAGAAATAAAGACAGGCGAAGTTTCAATTAACCGAG CATCAAGACTTCTCAACGTGCCAACTTCAGCACCAGACATTGGAACAGTTGCATTTTATGCCCTCATGAGTCACGATGAGCTGAACCCAGGACCGCACCATACTATAGCATTTGATTTAGTGAAGACCAACATTCACAACAGCTATAATCCTTTCACAGGAGCCTTTACTGCTCCGATATATGGAGTATACGGGTTTATATATACATTGAGAATGAACTGTAGAAATTATGGAACATTCGAAATCATGAAAAACGACGAGGTAGAGGGAACGATTCATGTGAATGTCGTAAATGGATGTTCTGGCCAATTTTCAACAGGAAGTATCATTGTAATCTTAAATATTGGAGACACAGTGTATGTTAGAACCCACTCCACCTTAACACCTAGTGGTCTCATTCAAAGCAATATTCATGGTGGTCCGTATTTTGCTGGATGGTTAATTGCATCACTTTGA